From Desulfonatronum thiodismutans, a single genomic window includes:
- a CDS encoding WYL domain-containing protein, producing the protein MSKLTVKDTKSFHRLAFFESRLFWAGRCGNIDIVKHFGISRPHASLTIREYEELAPGNIFYDPRGKTYRPGDKFKPAIISTDPDRALGHVLLGDSHLGDMPEMLRMPSPQRALSADVLRAFLSAVADKRGLGILYQSLSSPEPAWRDVTPHAFGHDGQRWHARAFCHRSQVFKDFVLGRVFETARGVLSQGNPTADKDWHEDVDLVLGPDPRLESGARAAIERDFCMNEGRAVFRLRRAMLWYVLEHWNLAGTPFPEPRRQQIILLNPEVLSEMGKGRGS; encoded by the coding sequence ATGTCAAAACTCACTGTCAAGGACACCAAGTCTTTTCATAGACTTGCATTTTTCGAATCTCGTCTTTTTTGGGCGGGAAGGTGCGGGAATATAGACATCGTCAAGCATTTCGGCATTTCAAGGCCGCACGCCAGCTTGACGATTCGCGAATATGAAGAGCTCGCTCCGGGCAATATCTTTTATGATCCGCGAGGAAAAACGTATCGCCCAGGGGATAAGTTCAAGCCGGCGATCATTTCCACCGATCCCGACAGGGCGTTGGGCCATGTTCTGTTGGGCGACTCACACCTCGGCGACATGCCCGAGATGTTGCGCATGCCGTCGCCGCAACGCGCCTTGTCGGCCGATGTTCTGCGCGCCTTTCTGTCTGCCGTCGCCGACAAGCGAGGGCTTGGGATTCTCTATCAATCGCTTTCAAGTCCGGAGCCGGCTTGGCGCGATGTAACTCCCCATGCGTTTGGGCATGACGGTCAGCGCTGGCACGCGAGAGCCTTTTGTCATCGCAGTCAGGTTTTCAAGGATTTTGTGCTGGGGCGTGTTTTTGAAACAGCGCGGGGTGTTCTCTCGCAAGGCAACCCTACAGCCGACAAGGACTGGCATGAGGATGTCGATCTCGTGCTCGGTCCGGACCCAAGACTTGAGTCCGGCGCCAGGGCTGCCATTGAAAGGGATTTTTGCATGAATGAGGGCAGGGCGGTGTTTCGCCTGCGACGGGCGATGCTCTGGTACGTGTTGGAGCATTGGAATTTGGCGGGGACTCCCTTCCCGGAGCCGAGAAGACAACAGATTATTTTGCTGAACCCCGAAGTTTTGAGTGAGATGGGCAAGGGGAGAGGGTCATGA
- a CDS encoding type I restriction endonuclease subunit R, with protein MTDNERHARTKIDQLLTEAGWVLQDRHELDRHAGLGVAVREFSLSGGFCDYLLFVGGKAAGVIEAKRAGVTLSGVADQAGRYMGGLPVHLACWGDPLPFDYESTGEETFFCDQRDPKPRSRRLFAFHRPETLHEWLLQPETLRARLRRMPIQDPLDRKGLRDCQVEAITGLEASLAEDRPRSLVQLATGAGKTYMACSSSYRLIRYGGARRILFLVDRNNLGDQTLKEFQNFHPPGAANRFTDTYIVQHLHSHRIDPDAKVVITTIQRLFSLLKGQDLPEEAEEASGFEQWQGKEGEPLPLAYNPAIPIETFDFIITDECHRSIYGLWRQVLEYFDAQIIGLTATPSKHTLGFFNRNLVAEYPYERSVADGVNVGYEIYRIRTRVTEDGGKVETGEAGFQVPVRDKRTRKVRYEQLDADLEYTGKDLDRSVVNPNQIRTVLQTFKDRVFTELFPDRSGQWLPKTLIFAKDDNHAEEIVHAVREVFGEGNDFAKKITYRNTGEDPKTLIKTFRVDPFPRIAVTVDMIATGTDIKPVEVVIFMRDVKSEGYYEQMKGRGVRTIPDADLRSVTPDAKTKTRFILIDAVGVSETKKNASQPLERKKSISFDALLEQIAMGRRDEDALSSLAGRLAMLDRKLAPEDRARIAEATGGQTPRDLANALLDAIDPDAQQAAILLRHGRNATPEQERAVVEELTEAACRPFDKPAVRNLLKDIKRKTEIVIDEITIDELTGAGFDKKRAEETVTNFKQFIVDNRDELTALQILYNQPQGRQRLTYAAIRELVRRMTDPPLYLTTANVWQAYKRLDAAKIRGAPVDEQLTEVVSLVRFALGQTEALESFSAVVERRFNLWMGREKKAGREYTPEQEDWLRAITAFIAANAEITPRDFQEAPSLADKGGILQARKVLGPGLNDMLDDLQGVLVA; from the coding sequence ATGACCGACAACGAACGCCACGCCCGCACAAAAATTGACCAGCTCCTCACCGAGGCAGGCTGGGTACTCCAGGACCGGCACGAACTGGACCGCCATGCGGGCCTGGGCGTGGCCGTCCGCGAGTTTTCGTTATCCGGTGGGTTTTGCGACTACCTGCTGTTCGTCGGGGGCAAGGCCGCCGGGGTGATTGAGGCGAAGAGGGCCGGGGTGACGTTGAGTGGGGTGGCGGATCAGGCGGGGCGGTATATGGGTGGGTTGCCGGTGCATTTGGCTTGTTGGGGTGATCCGCTTCCTTTTGACTATGAGAGCACCGGCGAGGAGACCTTTTTTTGCGACCAGCGCGATCCCAAGCCTCGATCGCGCCGTTTGTTCGCCTTTCATCGTCCGGAGACGCTGCATGAATGGTTGCTCCAGCCGGAGACCTTACGGGCCCGTTTGCGGCGAATGCCGATCCAGGACCCTTTGGACCGCAAGGGGCTGCGCGATTGCCAGGTCGAGGCGATTACCGGTTTGGAGGCGTCGTTGGCCGAGGATCGGCCCCGGTCCCTGGTCCAGTTGGCCACGGGCGCGGGCAAGACCTACATGGCTTGCTCGTCTTCCTATCGGCTGATCCGCTATGGCGGTGCCCGGCGCATTCTGTTTCTGGTGGACCGGAACAACCTGGGCGACCAGACCTTGAAGGAGTTCCAGAACTTTCATCCGCCCGGCGCGGCGAACCGCTTCACGGACACCTACATTGTCCAGCATCTGCATTCGCACCGCATCGACCCGGACGCGAAGGTCGTGATCACCACCATCCAGCGCCTCTTTTCCCTGCTCAAGGGTCAGGATTTGCCCGAGGAAGCCGAGGAGGCTTCCGGGTTTGAGCAGTGGCAGGGCAAGGAGGGCGAGCCGCTGCCCCTGGCCTACAACCCGGCCATCCCCATCGAGACCTTTGACTTCATTATCACCGACGAATGTCACCGCTCCATCTACGGGCTCTGGCGGCAGGTGCTGGAGTATTTCGACGCCCAGATCATCGGCCTGACCGCCACGCCGTCCAAGCACACCCTGGGTTTCTTCAACCGGAACCTGGTGGCCGAGTATCCCTACGAACGCTCCGTGGCCGACGGGGTGAACGTGGGTTATGAAATCTACCGAATCCGCACCCGGGTCACCGAGGACGGGGGCAAGGTGGAGACCGGCGAGGCGGGCTTTCAGGTGCCGGTGCGGGACAAGCGGACCCGTAAGGTCCGTTACGAACAGCTCGACGCGGATCTGGAATACACCGGCAAGGATCTGGACCGCTCCGTGGTCAACCCGAATCAGATCCGCACGGTCCTGCAAACCTTCAAGGACCGGGTCTTCACCGAACTCTTCCCTGACCGCTCCGGCCAGTGGCTGCCCAAGACTCTGATCTTCGCCAAGGATGACAACCACGCCGAGGAGATCGTCCATGCCGTGCGCGAGGTCTTTGGCGAGGGCAACGACTTTGCCAAGAAGATCACCTATCGCAACACCGGCGAGGACCCCAAGACGCTGATCAAGACCTTCCGGGTCGATCCCTTCCCCCGCATCGCCGTGACCGTGGACATGATCGCCACGGGCACGGACATCAAGCCGGTGGAGGTGGTGATCTTCATGCGCGACGTGAAGTCCGAGGGCTATTACGAACAGATGAAGGGCCGGGGCGTGCGCACCATTCCGGATGCCGATCTGCGGTCGGTCACGCCGGACGCCAAGACCAAGACCCGCTTCATTCTCATCGACGCCGTGGGCGTGTCCGAGACCAAGAAGAATGCCTCCCAGCCCCTGGAGCGCAAGAAGTCCATCAGCTTCGACGCCCTGCTGGAGCAGATCGCCATGGGCCGCCGGGACGAGGACGCGCTGTCCTCCCTGGCCGGACGCCTGGCCATGCTGGACCGCAAGCTGGCCCCCGAGGACCGCGCCCGCATCGCCGAGGCCACGGGCGGCCAAACCCCGCGCGATCTGGCCAACGCCCTGCTGGACGCCATTGACCCGGACGCCCAACAGGCCGCCATCCTCCTGCGCCACGGCCGGAATGCCACGCCGGAACAGGAACGCGCGGTCGTCGAAGAGCTGACAGAAGCGGCCTGCCGCCCATTCGACAAGCCTGCCGTGCGCAATCTGCTCAAGGACATCAAGCGCAAGACCGAAATCGTGATCGACGAGATCACCATTGATGAACTGACCGGCGCGGGCTTCGACAAGAAGCGGGCCGAGGAAACCGTCACCAATTTCAAGCAGTTCATCGTGGACAACCGCGACGAACTGACCGCCTTGCAGATCCTCTACAACCAGCCCCAAGGCCGCCAGCGCCTGACCTATGCCGCGATCCGCGAACTGGTCCGGCGCATGACCGACCCGCCGCTCTACCTGACCACGGCAAATGTCTGGCAGGCCTACAAGCGCCTGGACGCCGCCAAGATCCGCGGCGCGCCGGTGGACGAGCAACTGACCGAGGTGGTCAGCCTGGTCCGCTTTGCCCTGGGCCAGACCGAGGCGCTGGAATCCTTCAGCGCTGTAGTGGAGCGGCGGTTCAATCTCTGGATGGGCCGGGAAAAAAAGGCCGGCCGGGAATACACCCCCGAGCAGGAAGACTGGCTCCGCGCCATCACCGCCTTCATCGCCGCCAACGCCGAAATCACCCCGCGTGATTTCCAGGAAGCGCCCAGCCTTGCGGACAAAGGCGGGATATTGCAGGCAAGGAAGGTACTGGGGCCGGGATTGAACGATATGCTGGATGATTTGCAAGGGGTGTTGGTGGCGTGA
- a CDS encoding restriction endonuclease subunit S, whose translation MEKFPQSWHSTPLSEIVEINPGIDKSIFRNEDEMPFVPMPAVEAETGRINTLERRPFGKVKSGFTPFASGDVLFAKITPCMENGKMAVVPSLPRGVGFGTTEFHVLRPMEAVDRKLLYFFVSSASVRHEAQHQMTGAVGQKRVPKRYLETKVFPLAPLNEQRRIVEKIETLFARLDKGEETLREVQKLLARYRQSVLKAAVTGLLTADWRITNSVPDWREIMLGDVTEFLTSGSRGWAKYYAPSGALFIRAQNLKFDRLDLDDVAFVNLPKKSEGTRTLVQRGDLLITITGANVTKTALVDVDIKEEAYVSQHVGLLRLKESADPKFIYWFLIAKAGGRKQLEEFAYGAGKPGLNLANIRDVRLMLPSIREQWEIVSRLQDELDRIQVIEDFCKSELTRSAALRQSILKDAFAGRLVPQDPSDEPASELLARIRAERAAGPAKRTRKRAKP comes from the coding sequence ATGGAGAAGTTCCCCCAGTCTTGGCATTCGACGCCTCTTTCGGAGATCGTGGAAATTAACCCCGGAATCGATAAGAGCATATTTCGCAATGAAGACGAGATGCCATTCGTGCCAATGCCGGCTGTTGAAGCTGAGACCGGCCGCATTAATACCCTTGAGCGACGGCCTTTCGGAAAAGTAAAATCTGGCTTCACTCCCTTCGCGTCCGGCGATGTGCTCTTCGCAAAAATCACACCCTGCATGGAGAACGGCAAAATGGCGGTGGTGCCGTCTTTGCCACGCGGCGTGGGCTTTGGGACCACGGAGTTTCATGTCTTGAGGCCGATGGAAGCCGTGGATAGGAAACTTCTTTACTTTTTTGTTTCCTCAGCATCCGTACGACATGAAGCCCAGCATCAAATGACGGGAGCAGTCGGGCAGAAGCGGGTACCGAAGCGGTACCTTGAAACCAAGGTATTTCCTCTCGCCCCCCTCAACGAACAACGCCGCATCGTCGAAAAGATCGAAACCCTGTTCGCCCGGCTGGACAAGGGCGAAGAGACGTTGCGCGAAGTGCAGAAGCTGCTCGCTCGCTATCGTCAATCCGTCCTGAAGGCTGCGGTTACGGGCCTTCTCACCGCCGACTGGCGCATTACGAATTCTGTTCCTGATTGGCGTGAAATTATGCTGGGCGATGTGACTGAATTCCTGACCTCTGGCTCTCGCGGCTGGGCAAAATACTACGCCCCAAGCGGGGCGTTGTTCATAAGAGCTCAAAACCTAAAATTCGACCGACTTGACCTTGATGATGTGGCTTTTGTTAACTTACCAAAAAAATCCGAGGGAACCCGAACGTTGGTGCAACGGGGCGACTTACTCATCACCATTACTGGAGCAAACGTCACTAAGACGGCTCTTGTGGACGTCGACATCAAGGAGGAGGCCTACGTAAGCCAGCATGTGGGGCTATTGAGGCTAAAGGAATCCGCCGATCCAAAGTTCATCTACTGGTTCTTGATCGCAAAGGCTGGTGGCCGAAAGCAATTGGAAGAGTTTGCTTACGGGGCCGGCAAACCAGGGTTGAACCTCGCGAATATTCGCGACGTTAGACTGATGCTGCCATCGATTCGGGAGCAGTGGGAAATCGTTTCGCGGCTACAAGATGAACTTGATCGAATTCAGGTCATTGAAGATTTTTGTAAATCCGAACTCACCCGTTCCGCCGCCCTGCGCCAATCCATCCTCAAAGACGCCTTCGCGGGTCGTCTGGTGCCGCAAGACCCCAGTGATGAACCGGCATCGGAGCTGCTGGCCCGCATCCGGGCCGAGCGGGCTGCGGGGCCAGCAAAGAGAACACGTAAGCGGGCCAAGCCATGA
- a CDS encoding type II toxin-antitoxin system TacA family antitoxin, with protein sequence MEVKTLRSERLEARVTPEQKSMFILCARIRGCSVSDFVVSCAQEVASRTIREQEVMALSQRDRQIFVEALIGEAEPSERLKKAAKRYLASR encoded by the coding sequence ATGGAAGTCAAAACCTTACGCAGCGAGCGGCTGGAAGCACGGGTCACGCCTGAGCAGAAAAGCATGTTCATCTTGTGCGCCAGGATCAGGGGATGTTCTGTCTCTGATTTCGTGGTGAGTTGCGCCCAGGAGGTTGCCTCCAGGACCATTCGCGAGCAGGAAGTCATGGCCTTGAGTCAGCGGGATCGGCAAATTTTTGTTGAGGCCTTGATTGGCGAGGCCGAGCCCAGCGAAAGACTGAAGAAGGCCGCAAAACGCTATCTGGCCAGCCGATAA
- a CDS encoding GNAT family N-acetyltransferase has protein sequence MKHCIEILGKGHDRSAFDCGIPELDAYLRTQAGQDARRFAAVPYVLCEQGQTRVIGYYTLSSMSIDLVELPQTLAARLPRYPVVPAILIGRLALDRRFHGQGLGEHLLLDALHRCTRQAHVVAAAAVVVEAMHDKAAHFYRHYDFTPFPDSPRRMFIPMQAIIKLFPKPNQ, from the coding sequence ATGAAGCATTGCATCGAGATACTGGGCAAGGGGCACGACCGATCTGCTTTTGATTGCGGCATCCCCGAGTTGGATGCTTACCTGCGTACGCAGGCCGGTCAGGATGCCAGGCGCTTCGCGGCCGTGCCCTACGTGTTGTGCGAACAAGGCCAGACCAGAGTCATCGGCTATTACACCCTGTCTTCAATGAGCATCGACCTCGTTGAGCTGCCGCAAACCCTGGCCGCGCGACTTCCTCGCTATCCGGTCGTTCCGGCCATCCTTATCGGCAGACTGGCCCTGGATCGCCGTTTTCACGGACAAGGTCTGGGTGAGCATCTTCTGTTGGATGCGCTACACAGATGCACCAGGCAAGCCCATGTCGTGGCCGCTGCCGCGGTGGTGGTCGAGGCGATGCATGACAAGGCGGCCCATTTTTATCGCCATTATGACTTCACGCCCTTCCCGGATTCACCCCGGCGAATGTTCATTCCTATGCAAGCGATCATCAAGCTGTTTCCCAAGCCAAATCAGTGA
- a CDS encoding type I restriction-modification system subunit M, giving the protein MSNEQLVSKVWNYAHVLRDQGISYGDYIEQITYLLFLKMDLEREELLGEGSAIPPKWNWAQLANKDGDALELQYRRTLEALGREDGLIGTIFRKAQNKLSDPAKLKRVVSLIDKEGPWVGLQVDVKGEIYEGLLERNASEVKSGAGQYFTPRPVIEAIVKCVDPKIGETVCDPACGTGGFLLAAYDHMKTQTRDRDRLRALRHDAFTGVDIVDEVVRLCAMNLYLHGLGNSASPVVQGDALAGDGGRRFGVVLTNPPFGKKSSYKVVGEDGAVTTEREHYEREDFKFTTSNKQFNFLQHIMTILDTHGRAGVVLPDNVLFEAGRAGEGIRKRLLEGFNFHTLLRLPTGIWYSPGVKANVLFFDKRPASREVQTRELWVYDYRTNIHKTLKTKRLADGDFDDFVSCYHQRRETERFRRFNYEELARRDKLNLDIFWLKDDSLEDIDGLPEPAVLAAAIVENLEAALEQFRGVSAELSEDVE; this is encoded by the coding sequence ATGAGCAACGAACAACTCGTCTCCAAGGTCTGGAACTACGCCCATGTCCTGCGCGATCAGGGCATTTCCTACGGCGATTACATCGAGCAGATCACCTATCTGCTGTTCCTGAAGATGGACCTGGAACGCGAGGAGCTTTTGGGCGAGGGGTCGGCCATTCCGCCTAAGTGGAACTGGGCCCAACTGGCGAACAAGGACGGCGACGCGCTGGAATTGCAGTACCGCCGCACGCTGGAGGCCTTGGGCCGCGAGGACGGGCTGATCGGCACGATCTTTCGCAAGGCCCAGAACAAGCTGTCCGATCCGGCCAAGCTGAAGCGCGTGGTCAGCCTGATCGACAAGGAAGGGCCCTGGGTGGGCTTGCAGGTGGACGTGAAGGGCGAGATTTACGAGGGGCTGTTGGAACGCAACGCCTCGGAGGTCAAGTCCGGGGCAGGGCAGTACTTCACCCCGCGGCCGGTGATCGAGGCCATTGTCAAATGCGTGGATCCCAAAATCGGCGAGACCGTGTGCGACCCGGCCTGCGGCACGGGCGGCTTCCTGCTCGCGGCCTACGACCACATGAAGACCCAGACCCGGGACCGGGACAGGCTGCGCGCCCTGCGCCACGACGCCTTCACCGGGGTGGACATCGTGGACGAGGTGGTCCGGCTCTGCGCCATGAACCTCTACCTGCACGGCCTGGGCAACAGCGCCAGCCCGGTGGTCCAGGGCGACGCCCTGGCCGGCGACGGGGGCAGGCGCTTTGGCGTGGTGCTGACCAATCCGCCCTTCGGCAAGAAGTCCAGCTACAAGGTGGTGGGCGAGGACGGCGCGGTGACCACGGAGCGCGAGCACTACGAGCGCGAGGACTTCAAGTTCACCACCTCCAACAAGCAGTTCAACTTCCTGCAGCACATCATGACCATCCTGGACACCCACGGCCGAGCCGGAGTGGTCCTGCCGGACAACGTGCTGTTCGAGGCGGGCCGGGCCGGGGAGGGCATCCGCAAGCGGCTCCTGGAGGGCTTCAATTTCCACACCCTGCTGCGCCTGCCCACGGGCATCTGGTACAGCCCCGGGGTGAAGGCCAACGTGCTGTTCTTCGACAAGCGCCCGGCCTCCCGGGAGGTCCAGACCCGGGAACTCTGGGTCTACGACTACCGGACCAACATCCACAAGACCCTGAAGACCAAGCGGCTGGCCGACGGCGATTTCGACGACTTCGTGAGCTGCTATCACCAGCGCCGGGAAACCGAACGCTTCCGGCGTTTCAACTACGAGGAACTGGCCCGGCGGGACAAGCTGAACCTGGATATCTTCTGGCTGAAGGACGACAGCCTGGAGGACATCGACGGGCTGCCGGAACCGGCGGTGCTCGCCGCGGCCATCGTCGAAAACCTGGAAGCGGCCCTGGAACAGTTTCGCGGGGTCAGCGCCGAGCTTTCTGAAGATGTTGAGTGA
- a CDS encoding Y-family DNA polymerase, with the protein MPPSTIFALLDCNNFYASCERAFNPKLRDKPIVVLSNNDGCVIARSGEAKALGIPMGAPAFKFLPLFRKHGVHVFSSNFALYGDMSRRVMDTVSRFTPDMEIYSIDEAFLRLDRMHDDPIDLARKIRATVLQWTGIPVSIGIGPTKTLAKVANRVAKKQPEHGGTFSLVDCPDQDRILAGIEIEDVWGIGRQYSRKLRDFGIRNALQFSRLDRDWVKQRMTVCGMHTLLELQGIPCIPLEQSVATPKSIVCSRTFAKAVTDKDKLAKLISGYAARTGERLRGQKCVAGQLQVFVLTDRFRLDKPQYGNAATVSLAVPSSHTPDLIRAARMALEQIFKQGYEYRKAGVMVFGIEKEQGRRLHLFEPSPEERARSKALMETMDRVNAKWGAMTMRVAAEGTEKRWVMRQAHLSPRYTTDWKELPRVSF; encoded by the coding sequence ATGCCGCCCTCGACCATCTTCGCCCTGCTGGACTGCAACAATTTCTACGCTTCCTGCGAGCGGGCGTTCAACCCCAAGCTGCGGGACAAGCCCATTGTAGTTCTGTCCAACAACGACGGTTGCGTGATTGCCCGGTCGGGCGAGGCCAAAGCCCTGGGCATCCCCATGGGCGCACCAGCCTTCAAGTTCCTCCCTTTGTTCAGAAAGCACGGCGTGCATGTCTTTTCCTCCAATTTCGCCCTGTACGGCGACATGTCCCGCCGCGTGATGGACACGGTTTCCCGGTTCACCCCGGACATGGAAATCTATTCCATTGATGAAGCGTTCCTGCGTTTGGACCGGATGCACGACGATCCCATTGACTTGGCCCGCAAGATCAGGGCCACTGTCTTGCAATGGACGGGCATTCCCGTGTCCATCGGCATCGGCCCGACCAAGACCTTGGCCAAGGTGGCCAACCGGGTGGCCAAGAAGCAGCCCGAGCACGGCGGGACGTTCAGTCTTGTGGATTGTCCGGATCAGGACCGGATTCTGGCCGGGATCGAGATCGAGGATGTTTGGGGCATTGGCCGGCAGTACAGCAGGAAGCTGCGCGATTTCGGCATCCGCAATGCCTTGCAGTTCAGCAGGCTGGACAGGGATTGGGTCAAGCAGCGCATGACCGTTTGCGGAATGCACACGCTACTGGAACTCCAAGGCATCCCCTGCATTCCGTTGGAACAGTCCGTGGCCACGCCCAAGAGCATTGTCTGCTCCCGCACCTTTGCCAAGGCCGTCACGGACAAGGACAAACTGGCGAAACTGATCTCGGGCTACGCGGCCAGGACCGGAGAACGCCTGCGCGGCCAGAAGTGCGTGGCCGGACAGCTTCAGGTCTTCGTGCTCACGGACCGCTTCCGGCTGGACAAGCCGCAGTACGGCAACGCAGCAACCGTCTCCCTGGCCGTGCCCTCAAGCCACACGCCGGACCTGATCCGGGCAGCCCGGATGGCCCTGGAGCAAATATTCAAGCAAGGTTACGAGTACCGCAAGGCCGGGGTAATGGTTTTCGGGATCGAGAAAGAGCAAGGTCGCAGGCTGCACCTGTTCGAGCCTTCTCCGGAGGAGCGAGCACGGAGCAAAGCCCTGATGGAAACCATGGACCGGGTCAACGCCAAGTGGGGGGCCATGACCATGCGCGTGGCCGCGGAAGGCACGGAAAAACGATGGGTGATGCGCCAGGCGCATTTGAGCCCGAGATATACGACGGATTGGAAGGAGTTGCCGAGGGTGTCTTTCTGA
- a CDS encoding SOS response-associated peptidase: MCGRFALWITLIIPEHYGLVEPEEPILPSYNIAPGQEIVAVVQTTSGRNITRLKWGLIPSWTRDLGKSPKSINARSETVWDKPCFRSAVRHRRCLIPANRFLEWEKVEAKKQPYLIRFENLELFSMAGIWESWLNPETGETIESCAILTTKANEAVAAIHDRMPVIIKPEDYATWLAPKSHREQIETLLQPFADMPTQMLPVSTRVNSPKNNDPECIVPVLLPDDTQQGVDKV; this comes from the coding sequence ATGTGCGGACGCTTCGCCCTCTGGATCACCCTGATCATTCCCGAGCACTACGGACTTGTTGAGCCCGAGGAGCCCATCCTGCCCAGCTACAACATCGCGCCGGGCCAGGAAATCGTGGCCGTGGTGCAGACGACCTCTGGCCGTAATATCACCCGCCTGAAGTGGGGCTTGATCCCTTCATGGACTCGCGATCTGGGCAAATCGCCGAAGAGCATCAATGCCCGGTCAGAGACGGTCTGGGACAAACCCTGCTTCCGTTCCGCCGTCCGGCACAGGCGGTGCCTGATCCCGGCCAACAGGTTCCTGGAATGGGAAAAGGTCGAAGCCAAAAAACAGCCCTACCTGATCCGCTTCGAGAACCTGGAGCTGTTCTCCATGGCTGGCATCTGGGAATCCTGGCTGAATCCGGAAACAGGCGAGACCATCGAGTCCTGCGCCATCCTGACCACCAAGGCCAACGAGGCGGTGGCCGCCATCCATGACCGGATGCCGGTGATCATCAAGCCGGAGGATTATGCGACGTGGCTTGCGCCGAAGAGCCATCGGGAGCAGATCGAGACCTTGCTTCAGCCCTTCGCCGACATGCCCACCCAGATGTTGCCGGTCAGCACCAGGGTCAACAGCCCGAAAAACAACGATCCGGAGTGTATTGTCCCGGTCCTGCTGCCGGACGACACCCAGCAAGGTGTTGATAAAGTCTGA
- a CDS encoding LexA family protein — MSHHEHTHFDQIRQIPLSKELSLISGVAKGLDVELPLYLSPVTAGFPSPADDFLEKRLDLNDYLVKNPVATYLVRASGDSMQGAGIHDGDILVVDKSVEATDGKVVIAIVYGEFTVKTLRKRNGKACLVPANAEYPVVELTPEMDCEVWGVVTSVIRKMP; from the coding sequence ATGTCGCATCACGAACATACTCATTTTGATCAGATTCGGCAGATTCCGCTTTCCAAAGAGCTGTCCTTGATTTCCGGCGTCGCCAAAGGTCTGGATGTCGAACTGCCGCTGTATTTGTCGCCGGTGACGGCGGGCTTTCCGTCCCCAGCCGACGATTTTCTGGAAAAGCGATTGGACCTGAACGATTACTTGGTGAAGAACCCGGTGGCCACGTATCTGGTCCGGGCCTCTGGCGATTCCATGCAGGGCGCGGGCATCCATGACGGCGATATTCTGGTGGTGGACAAGTCCGTCGAGGCCACGGACGGCAAGGTGGTCATCGCAATCGTTTATGGAGAATTCACGGTCAAGACGCTTCGAAAAAGAAATGGAAAGGCTTGTCTGGTCCCGGCCAATGCCGAGTATCCGGTGGTCGAGCTCACGCCAGAAATGGACTGTGAGGTATGGGGCGTTGTGACAAGTGTGATCCGCAAAATGCCCTGA
- a CDS encoding metallophosphoesterase family protein encodes MRKSVPRILLAGDTHGCFTHVLEAGKAADVVILLGDQTPKQDLQAELGKFAEKTWFLLGNHDSDKREYLLRHQSMMDRCLHRKRIDFGGIRIAGLNGVFRTRYVTVQKDTRLHEMDRETSNCKTRQQYTQRHGNIPKLATSIFAEDIKALAKLRADVLVTHEAPQTHRYGFQLIGDLAQAMGVKLLVHAHHHERYEADIAGKIRVLGLGMPTGYNSRQGLAWLDDQLQVKN; translated from the coding sequence ATGCGAAAAAGCGTTCCAAGAATACTTCTTGCCGGCGATACGCACGGCTGTTTCACGCATGTGCTAGAGGCAGGCAAGGCGGCAGACGTAGTGATTCTCTTAGGCGATCAAACTCCGAAACAGGACTTGCAGGCTGAACTTGGAAAATTTGCTGAAAAAACATGGTTTTTACTCGGCAACCATGATTCTGACAAAAGAGAATATCTCTTGCGGCATCAATCCATGATGGATCGTTGTCTGCATCGAAAAAGGATTGATTTCGGCGGCATAAGGATAGCCGGTCTCAATGGCGTTTTTCGCACCCGCTACGTAACAGTGCAAAAAGACACCAGGCTGCATGAAATGGACAGGGAAACATCAAACTGCAAGACACGTCAGCAATACACCCAAAGACACGGAAATATTCCCAAGCTTGCAACGTCCATATTCGCCGAAGACATCAAGGCCCTTGCCAAGCTGCGCGCTGACGTACTCGTGACCCACGAAGCCCCGCAGACGCACCGTTATGGCTTCCAGCTCATAGGCGACCTGGCCCAGGCAATGGGCGTCAAGCTTCTTGTTCACGCCCATCATCACGAACGCTATGAGGCGGACATCGCGGGCAAAATCCGGGTTTTGGGGCTTGGCATGCCGACGGGATACAACTCCAGACAGGGATTGGCGTGGCTTGATGATCAGCTGCAGGTTAAAAACTGA